In a single window of the Thermofilum uzonense genome:
- a CDS encoding 30S ribosomal protein S25e, translating into MGGGKKRPTVSSLEKRAKKATEGKKEEGGKKPQMKLSGTTGELTEVSMDALIKDIKGLKYVTPYVLASRLGLKLSRAKRVLRELESRGILVAIDKNSRVPIYAPPSKKS; encoded by the coding sequence TTGGGCGGCGGGAAAAAAAGACCAACAGTCTCCTCACTAGAGAAGAGGGCAAAGAAAGCGACGGAGGGGAAGAAAGAAGAAGGCGGTAAAAAACCTCAAATGAAGCTCTCAGGTACAACCGGAGAGCTTACCGAAGTATCCATGGATGCGCTCATAAAAGACATAAAAGGCCTGAAATACGTCACTCCATACGTGCTCGCTTCTCGTCTCGGCTTAAAGCTTAGCAGAGCTAAACGCGTCCTACGTGAACTCGAATCACGAGGCATACTGGTGGCCATCGACAAGAACAGTAGGGTTCCAATCTACGCCCCGCCAAGTAAAAAGTCCTAG
- the radA gene encoding DNA repair and recombination protein RadA has translation MPKKLKEKEAEASENESLDEELERVILGEEEFTGGAAEEIEEGEIRLEDLEGVGRITAQKLRAAGYYSVKDLAFASAHELALILGSEDRAMAIIRAAQRLVSRGEEFITAKELFEKRKNVEYISTGVKALDDLLEGGIEVGSLTEFIGEFGAGKTQLCHQLSVMVQLPKEKGGLGARALYIDTEGTFRPERVVQIARAKGADPEKVLENIIYARAYNSDHQMLLVDEAKKYIEKNNIRLIIVDSLINHFRSEYPGRENLASRQQKLNRHISQLHKLASLYNLAVVVTNQVMAAPDIFFGNPLKPAGGNIMAHGFTYRIWFRKAKEGKRIARIIDSPKHAEKEAAFAISEDGVTDI, from the coding sequence ATGCCGAAGAAACTAAAGGAGAAGGAGGCAGAGGCAAGTGAAAACGAGAGTCTAGACGAGGAGCTCGAACGAGTAATTCTCGGAGAGGAAGAGTTTACAGGTGGGGCCGCCGAGGAAATTGAGGAAGGAGAGATTAGGCTTGAAGATCTCGAAGGGGTTGGTCGTATTACTGCTCAAAAACTTCGAGCAGCTGGGTACTACTCAGTGAAGGATCTTGCTTTCGCCTCTGCGCACGAGCTCGCGTTAATCCTAGGCTCCGAGGATCGAGCAATGGCTATTATCAGGGCTGCTCAAAGGCTGGTAAGCCGTGGCGAGGAGTTCATTACAGCTAAGGAGCTCTTCGAGAAAAGGAAAAATGTCGAATACATTAGTACCGGCGTCAAGGCTCTAGACGACTTGCTTGAGGGAGGAATAGAGGTTGGGAGTCTAACAGAATTCATAGGTGAGTTCGGCGCCGGTAAGACCCAGCTCTGCCACCAGCTCAGTGTGATGGTTCAGCTGCCAAAGGAGAAGGGAGGGCTCGGGGCTAGAGCACTCTACATAGACACTGAGGGAACCTTTAGGCCTGAGAGGGTTGTTCAAATAGCCAGGGCGAAAGGGGCCGACCCTGAGAAGGTCTTGGAGAACATAATCTATGCCAGAGCGTATAACAGCGATCACCAAATGCTCCTAGTGGATGAGGCCAAGAAGTATATCGAGAAGAACAACATCAGGCTGATCATAGTAGATAGCCTGATAAACCATTTCAGATCCGAGTACCCTGGCAGGGAGAACCTTGCCTCCCGTCAACAAAAACTAAACAGGCATATCAGCCAGCTCCACAAGCTAGCAAGCCTATACAATCTGGCCGTCGTCGTGACAAACCAGGTAATGGCTGCCCCAGACATATTCTTTGGAAACCCATTAAAGCCCGCGGGTGGAAACATAATGGCTCACGGCTTCACATACCGGATATGGTTTAGAAAAGCCAAGGAGGGCAAAAGGATCGCGAGGATAATAGACAGTCCAAAACACGCCGAGAAAGAAGCAGCCTTTGCGATCTCAGAGGATGGAGTGACAGACATCTAA
- a CDS encoding zinc ribbon domain-containing protein, protein MSVAKEHTVRCPHCGAEFQVPLSASRVTCPYCFTVFDARELTVKEENHYYFPLSKTLDPFEKLVKFISRQYAVPIDLPKSFTVDKRELYWVPVYFFFADVTAEARGHSNMYGEQTSEIRETRLVSIPASGTWLDEILNKYPFPVRGKLPFNPEITSRGLYLNPALDGNAAQKKVEQLVTSKVRLEASESFNTLYSVKIIEKKIENRGLIHYPIWVLGYNYNGRSYQAIVDGASGIVIHSEYPQTVRGRISLAVYALLSVVMGVAGALLYSYLVGEGFLALLGGLVVGGATALPALTRSATRVARASEYMEFR, encoded by the coding sequence ATGAGCGTGGCAAAAGAGCATACTGTTAGATGTCCTCACTGCGGAGCTGAGTTTCAAGTTCCTCTAAGCGCCTCGAGAGTGACTTGTCCCTACTGCTTCACCGTCTTCGACGCCAGGGAACTTACGGTTAAGGAGGAAAACCATTACTATTTCCCCTTAAGTAAGACGTTGGATCCCTTTGAGAAGCTCGTCAAGTTCATCTCGCGACAATACGCGGTTCCAATAGATCTCCCTAAGAGTTTCACTGTAGATAAGAGGGAATTGTACTGGGTACCCGTTTACTTCTTCTTTGCCGATGTCACGGCTGAGGCTAGGGGGCATAGCAACATGTATGGCGAACAAACCTCCGAGATTAGAGAGACCAGGCTTGTTTCTATTCCCGCCTCTGGAACCTGGCTTGACGAAATCCTGAACAAATATCCTTTCCCCGTCCGCGGAAAACTCCCCTTCAATCCAGAGATAACTTCTAGGGGCCTTTACTTAAATCCGGCTCTTGACGGTAACGCTGCCCAGAAAAAAGTAGAGCAACTCGTAACCTCGAAGGTGAGGCTAGAGGCTTCAGAGAGCTTCAACACCTTGTACTCAGTTAAGATTATCGAGAAGAAAATTGAAAATCGTGGACTCATACACTATCCCATCTGGGTTTTAGGATATAACTATAATGGGAGGAGTTACCAAGCAATTGTTGACGGCGCTAGTGGAATTGTTATACACTCCGAGTATCCCCAGACAGTGAGGGGAAGAATCTCCCTGGCTGTTTACGCCTTGCTTTCAGTTGTTATGGGCGTAGCAGGCGCTTTGCTTTACTCGTATCTAGTAGGTGAGGGCTTCCTAGCACTTCTTGGAGGGCTCGTCGTAGGCGGCGCGACGGCTTTGCCGGCTCTAACGAGGTCTGCGACTCGTGTTGCCAGGGCAAGCGAGTATATGGAGTTTCGGTGA
- a CDS encoding SPL family radical SAM protein: MYVRPFDPWRKTSLCTCPFKYSVNPYTGCFHGCLYCYASSYIKDFFNPRPKEDFLRRVQRDLEKIKEGSIINISSSSDPYQPLEEKYRYTRHLLEMLKDRFIIEIVTKSDLVTRDVDILSSSRSLVSITVTTLDSGIARLLEPRAPPPKRRVDAIERLTEAGVPVVVRLDPLIPGLNDDIENIIEVLEAVSLAGANHIVSSTYKVKPDNLGRLSKVFPEVIPRVKELYLEKGQKIHGYIYASRSYRAEILKLVKVEAEKRGMTFATCREGLSNLNTPGVSCDGTHLALRKAII; this comes from the coding sequence ATGTATGTTAGGCCTTTTGACCCTTGGCGTAAGACAAGCCTTTGCACGTGTCCTTTCAAGTACAGCGTAAATCCTTACACTGGTTGCTTTCATGGATGCCTTTACTGTTACGCCTCCTCATACATTAAAGACTTTTTTAACCCACGGCCAAAAGAAGACTTTCTAAGAAGAGTTCAGAGAGACTTGGAGAAGATAAAAGAAGGCTCCATAATAAATATCTCGAGCAGCAGTGATCCCTATCAGCCCTTAGAAGAAAAATACAGGTATACGAGACACCTACTCGAGATGCTAAAGGATCGTTTCATTATTGAGATAGTAACGAAGTCGGATCTCGTAACCCGAGACGTCGACATACTCTCAAGTTCAAGGTCACTGGTATCGATAACAGTGACAACTCTGGACTCAGGCATTGCTAGACTACTCGAGCCTCGCGCTCCGCCGCCTAAGAGAAGAGTGGATGCGATAGAGCGTCTCACGGAGGCGGGTGTTCCCGTTGTTGTTCGCTTAGATCCTCTCATCCCGGGTTTAAACGACGACATTGAAAACATCATAGAGGTGCTCGAAGCCGTATCGCTAGCTGGCGCAAATCACATAGTAAGCTCGACTTACAAGGTTAAACCCGATAATCTGGGACGGCTTTCCAAGGTGTTCCCAGAAGTCATCCCAAGGGTAAAGGAGCTTTATCTCGAGAAGGGTCAGAAAATTCACGGATATATCTATGCTTCTAGAAGTTATAGAGCCGAGATTCTGAAGCTCGTCAAGGTCGAAGCTGAGAAAAGAGGGATGACCTTTGCAACGTGCAGGGAAGGCTTATCAAACCTCAACACACCAGGGGTGAGTTGCGATGGTACTCACCTAGCCCTGAGAAAAGCAATAATCTAA
- a CDS encoding ATP cone domain-containing protein, with protein sequence MASKKVVKQSGKVEDFNPQKIYNACIAAGAPPEVAHEITKEAEEKIKDGASTSEIRRFVLLRLKEMAPHAHDAWVFYDRIMKGRLTIEDGKAVVVQKGHLYLGREVKDIGPPGLSSAEEVKGILKELEDDLDFGISKATINARLYALFMGVLKSSKMPKEEKEKSIQLINEFREKLGWKPYELKKLL encoded by the coding sequence ATGGCTTCTAAAAAAGTTGTAAAGCAAAGCGGTAAAGTCGAGGATTTTAATCCGCAAAAAATATATAATGCATGTATAGCTGCAGGCGCCCCTCCTGAGGTTGCCCACGAGATAACGAAGGAAGCTGAGGAGAAGATAAAGGATGGTGCCTCTACAAGCGAGATACGCCGCTTTGTTCTACTCAGGTTAAAGGAAATGGCTCCGCATGCTCATGACGCTTGGGTCTTCTACGACAGAATAATGAAAGGTAGGCTTACTATCGAGGATGGGAAAGCGGTTGTAGTCCAAAAGGGCCACCTTTACCTGGGGCGAGAAGTAAAAGACATAGGTCCCCCCGGCCTCTCTTCCGCTGAGGAGGTTAAGGGCATCCTGAAGGAGCTAGAGGATGACCTCGACTTCGGCATATCCAAGGCTACAATCAACGCGAGGCTATACGCCCTCTTCATGGGAGTTCTTAAATCCTCGAAGATGCCCAAAGAGGAGAAAGAGAAATCTATACAGCTCATAAATGAGTTTCGAGAAAAACTTGGATGGAAACCCTATGAGTTAAAGAAGCTCCTTTAG
- a CDS encoding amidohydrolase family protein has protein sequence MAYVFKQCSLVYSSEGILRDVDILVHPDGRINIGEELAGEEKVPCKGLLVVHGFANLHTQLTHYFYKREFLSRLNWSSHHDEPLPKESAISLAVLSLYNTLETGTTLIVDASLYAEEISVHAGKIGLNYIISARWPKKEVSKGKVILIDNFDSIEEDLEDLREYQEKAKAFLMIHVSNSKEQVFGFKRRKGRYPIEYLYMKNLLGSRTILISPAWLTSWELSLLAETETRIVQAPIAGLYTGEGLLPHEQLRNRGVTPALCSESPSLGLTLDMLEQLKTYYLFQRGFFENIDYTISDAYLSATSAGYNTLMFEGGEIRDGAKADLLFYSLEELSLPTYQDANLLFFGLNTKSLEYVVVNGQIIFSPEKKQEILAEKRRLIEKLMDQEVLG, from the coding sequence ATGGCATACGTTTTCAAACAATGTTCGCTGGTGTATTCGTCCGAAGGTATTCTCAGAGACGTAGACATCCTTGTACATCCTGACGGTAGAATCAACATTGGAGAAGAGCTTGCAGGGGAGGAAAAAGTACCTTGTAAGGGTCTTCTAGTGGTTCACGGTTTTGCAAATCTTCACACCCAGCTGACGCATTATTTCTATAAGCGGGAATTTCTCTCGAGACTTAATTGGTCGAGTCATCACGACGAGCCTCTACCAAAAGAGTCTGCAATCAGCTTAGCTGTCTTATCTCTTTACAACACACTCGAGACAGGGACCACTCTCATTGTAGACGCATCCTTATACGCGGAGGAGATTAGTGTTCATGCAGGAAAAATAGGACTAAACTATATCATCTCTGCGAGGTGGCCGAAGAAGGAGGTTTCAAAGGGAAAAGTTATCCTCATAGATAATTTTGATTCGATTGAGGAAGATTTAGAGGATCTGCGGGAATACCAGGAAAAGGCAAAGGCTTTCCTTATGATACACGTATCCAATAGCAAGGAGCAAGTATTCGGGTTTAAAAGAAGGAAAGGCAGATATCCTATTGAATACCTCTACATGAAGAACCTCCTAGGTTCGAGAACAATACTCATCTCCCCCGCTTGGCTCACAAGCTGGGAGTTAAGTTTACTCGCTGAGACTGAAACCCGCATCGTTCAAGCACCAATAGCTGGGCTCTACACAGGCGAGGGCCTGTTACCCCATGAACAGTTACGCAACCGGGGCGTCACACCAGCCCTCTGTAGCGAGTCGCCGAGTCTAGGGCTCACACTAGACATGCTTGAGCAGCTTAAAACTTATTACCTCTTCCAGCGGGGTTTCTTCGAAAATATTGATTACACGATATCTGATGCCTATCTGTCTGCGACTAGTGCGGGTTACAATACTTTAATGTTTGAGGGTGGAGAAATCAGAGATGGTGCAAAGGCTGACCTTCTATTTTATTCTCTCGAAGAATTGTCCTTACCGACATACCAGGATGCAAACCTACTTTTCTTTGGATTAAACACCAAGTCTCTTGAGTATGTCGTGGTCAATGGGCAGATTATATTCTCTCCTGAAAAGAAGCAGGAGATTCTCGCTGAAAAACGCAGACTTATAGAAAAACTGATGGATCAAGAAGTGTTAGGGTAA
- a CDS encoding uroporphyrinogen decarboxylase family protein: MASLEPQETLKLRRERLERAFTGGTPDRVPYTFLPAMDLQAKYAGITVAEYCFNWDSWVKTAVKWGRDFNVEGVDLLPFFPPGLEGMIFAVAWADYPEWIATRFITGQFHDALRDKWTRWPGRELPPDFHPQFIGGTFMEPGEYRKLIEDPLEFITSTLLPRAVEALRKPYSPEAAAALMKLGAETKNFNATMTRIGVESFQMGFPTFYMGYGYAPLDLIGDFMRMPTGVMLDLRRHPEEVLQATEVLTPLIKKAIKNSTIPQELSEKLFGTRVVLVFWPLHLDEMLPPKLFEEFYWPSLKETIIYAIELGYTPWVFFEGDFTPFLHYILELPKGRVFAYFEKADLRKAREILGDHVNIGGGIPVSILMHGSREKVFEESCNLLNDIKEPGGFVFYGSGVSPGAATRIENLWAQVEAVKKCGYY, encoded by the coding sequence ATGGCGTCTCTGGAGCCCCAAGAGACTTTAAAGCTCAGGAGAGAGAGGTTGGAGAGAGCCTTCACTGGTGGCACACCTGACAGGGTTCCCTACACCTTTCTTCCCGCAATGGATCTACAAGCCAAATATGCAGGTATCACGGTAGCTGAGTATTGCTTTAACTGGGATTCATGGGTGAAAACCGCCGTTAAATGGGGAAGAGACTTTAACGTGGAGGGAGTGGATCTTCTACCGTTTTTTCCTCCGGGTTTAGAAGGAATGATTTTCGCCGTTGCATGGGCTGACTATCCGGAGTGGATAGCCACACGCTTCATTACCGGACAGTTCCATGATGCTCTACGCGACAAATGGACAAGGTGGCCGGGCAGGGAGCTTCCTCCGGATTTTCATCCCCAGTTTATCGGGGGAACATTCATGGAGCCCGGGGAGTACAGGAAGCTCATAGAAGACCCTCTGGAGTTTATCACTAGTACCCTACTTCCGCGCGCTGTAGAAGCGCTGAGAAAACCTTATTCTCCTGAGGCGGCTGCAGCATTAATGAAACTGGGGGCTGAGACAAAGAACTTTAACGCTACAATGACCCGTATAGGAGTTGAATCATTCCAAATGGGGTTCCCTACGTTCTATATGGGATATGGTTATGCACCGTTGGATCTTATAGGGGATTTTATGAGAATGCCAACCGGAGTAATGCTTGACCTAAGGAGGCATCCAGAGGAAGTATTACAGGCGACAGAAGTATTAACTCCCCTAATTAAAAAGGCAATAAAAAACTCTACGATACCTCAAGAGCTCTCCGAAAAATTGTTTGGTACACGGGTGGTGCTGGTTTTCTGGCCACTGCACTTGGACGAAATGTTGCCTCCTAAGCTCTTTGAGGAATTCTATTGGCCAAGCCTGAAGGAGACAATAATTTATGCCATTGAGCTAGGCTACACGCCCTGGGTTTTCTTCGAAGGCGACTTCACTCCTTTCCTACATTACATTTTAGAGCTCCCCAAGGGCAGGGTCTTCGCATACTTCGAGAAAGCAGACCTCAGAAAAGCCCGAGAAATCCTAGGGGATCACGTAAACATTGGAGGAGGTATACCCGTATCGATACTTATGCATGGCTCCAGGGAAAAAGTCTTCGAGGAGTCTTGTAACCTTCTCAATGATATAAAGGAGCCCGGAGGATTCGTCTTTTATGGCTCAGGTGTTTCCCCGGGTGCTGCCACAAGGATAGAGAACCTCTGGGCACAGGTAGAGGCAGTAAAAAAGTGTGGCTACTACTAA
- a CDS encoding cobalamin B12-binding domain-containing protein, whose amino-acid sequence MDSRTRLIPLSMENNLLKAIVELDEERALEIARKELENSKSPFKMLEVLRKAADIIGEKYSKGEFFVADLVMAGEILKEISEMIRPLLQSEPRHEYVGRLIIGTVQGDIHDIGKNIVVSMAEAAGFEVIDLGVDVPPEKFVEAIKTYKPDIVGLSGLLTLSIESMKRTVDVIKNTGLRDQVKIIIGGGRVDESACKYVGADAWTTDAGRGIKIMLEWVKEKKR is encoded by the coding sequence ATGGATAGCAGAACTAGGCTGATTCCCTTGTCTATGGAGAATAACCTCTTGAAGGCTATAGTTGAGCTCGATGAGGAGCGAGCCTTGGAAATTGCGAGGAAAGAGTTGGAGAACTCAAAGTCACCTTTCAAGATGCTTGAGGTTCTGCGTAAGGCTGCTGACATTATAGGAGAAAAATACTCCAAGGGAGAATTTTTTGTAGCAGATCTCGTTATGGCTGGTGAGATACTCAAGGAGATAAGCGAGATGATCAGGCCTCTTCTCCAATCAGAGCCAAGACATGAATACGTCGGACGCCTAATTATAGGTACTGTTCAGGGGGACATCCATGACATCGGGAAGAATATAGTTGTAAGTATGGCGGAGGCTGCCGGCTTTGAAGTTATTGATCTCGGGGTCGACGTTCCACCTGAGAAGTTCGTTGAGGCGATTAAGACGTATAAGCCTGACATTGTCGGTCTCTCGGGTCTGCTAACCCTTTCTATAGAGTCAATGAAGCGAACCGTTGATGTCATAAAAAACACTGGTCTTCGTGATCAAGTGAAGATAATAATAGGTGGTGGAAGAGTAGACGAGTCAGCATGCAAATACGTTGGGGCTGATGCTTGGACAACCGACGCGGGGCGAGGGATAAAGATTATGCTAGAATGGGTGAAGGAAAAGAAGAGGTGA
- a CDS encoding ASKHA domain-containing protein: protein MVKVVIEPYNITVEVAKGVRAYDVLRTTGIPFRTECGGRGLCGKCRVVIKSGEVSQLSSTEKRLLSVEEIKAGYRLACQVVLQGDVRLFVPPETRSKGIEAAIQGLTRDVLFSPLAKKIYLRVEPPSLEKPHPDVNSLLKALGSSELTVEFNVLKELSARLRRSNWAVTVTLWRGNKVIGLEEGDTSRENLGIAVDIGTTKIVLHLVDLANKKTLAMLSTENPQIVYGDDIISRIHAAVLDAKNLEDMKHLVVRAVNNLVRVALVTAGIEKEHLTSAVIVGNTVMHHVFLGLDVSGLGASPYVPVTSDPLELPGYQLGLESVAYVYFPPIIAGYVGGDALADIIATGMHLKNRPILLIDIGTNTEIILNTGEKLLACSTPSGPAFEGGHIKHGMKAVPGAIRRVVIRDSENVEYEVIGGEKPLGVAGSALIDVVAGLLENGLLSWRGLFNKGIHSSRLLNLPNSNGYEFVIVRAEDSATGRDITISEKDIAEIRLAKAAIYSGIMVLLERAHLDPKDIEEVLIAGSFGYNLDIGNAVRIGLLPNFDLSKVRLTGNTAIEGAKLMLISEQAVQEAEKVARETEYIELTVAQEFKKIFPRALTFPRESNEG from the coding sequence GTGGTAAAGGTCGTTATAGAACCCTACAACATAACGGTGGAGGTGGCTAAGGGGGTTAGGGCTTATGACGTTTTGAGAACGACGGGAATACCCTTTAGAACAGAGTGTGGCGGAAGGGGTTTGTGCGGTAAGTGTAGAGTTGTAATAAAGTCTGGAGAGGTATCACAGCTCTCTTCAACGGAGAAACGCCTACTCAGCGTGGAAGAGATCAAAGCTGGATATCGTTTAGCTTGTCAGGTGGTTCTCCAAGGTGATGTTCGGCTCTTTGTTCCACCTGAAACAAGGAGCAAGGGGATAGAAGCGGCAATACAGGGCTTGACTCGCGATGTGTTGTTTAGCCCGCTCGCTAAGAAGATCTATTTACGGGTTGAGCCTCCAAGTCTTGAAAAGCCCCACCCAGATGTTAACTCCCTACTTAAGGCTCTGGGCTCCAGTGAGCTTACTGTTGAGTTCAATGTGTTGAAAGAGCTTTCAGCTAGGCTTAGAAGGTCTAACTGGGCCGTTACAGTAACTTTGTGGCGTGGGAATAAAGTAATAGGTCTTGAAGAAGGTGACACCTCCCGTGAAAACCTGGGTATAGCGGTTGATATTGGAACAACAAAGATAGTTCTACACCTCGTAGACCTTGCAAATAAAAAAACGTTGGCAATGTTATCCACCGAAAATCCACAGATAGTATATGGAGACGATATAATCTCGAGAATCCACGCGGCCGTTCTCGACGCAAAAAACCTGGAAGATATGAAACACCTCGTTGTTCGAGCCGTGAATAACCTAGTTAGAGTTGCTCTTGTCACGGCGGGTATAGAGAAAGAACATTTGACGTCAGCCGTCATAGTCGGCAATACAGTTATGCACCACGTCTTCCTCGGCCTCGACGTTAGCGGTTTAGGGGCGTCACCCTACGTACCAGTTACGAGTGATCCATTAGAGTTACCAGGATACCAGTTAGGTCTTGAGAGCGTTGCGTATGTCTATTTTCCACCGATAATCGCAGGCTACGTGGGAGGGGATGCCCTAGCTGATATAATAGCAACCGGAATGCATCTTAAGAACAGACCTATACTCTTAATCGACATCGGCACCAACACGGAAATTATACTGAATACAGGCGAAAAGCTTCTCGCATGCTCAACTCCTTCCGGGCCCGCATTCGAAGGTGGGCACATAAAACATGGCATGAAGGCAGTTCCAGGAGCCATAAGGAGGGTAGTAATAAGAGACTCCGAGAACGTTGAGTACGAGGTTATTGGAGGCGAGAAACCTCTAGGAGTAGCGGGTTCAGCCCTTATAGATGTGGTTGCCGGCCTCCTGGAGAACGGCTTGTTATCATGGCGGGGCCTCTTCAACAAAGGTATTCATAGCTCTAGGCTCCTAAACCTTCCCAACAGTAATGGCTATGAATTTGTCATTGTAAGAGCTGAGGATAGTGCTACGGGCAGGGATATAACTATATCTGAGAAGGATATAGCGGAGATAAGACTTGCAAAAGCTGCCATATACAGTGGTATTATGGTTCTTCTTGAAAGAGCGCATCTCGACCCTAAGGATATAGAAGAAGTCTTAATAGCAGGATCATTCGGGTATAATCTCGACATAGGGAACGCTGTAAGGATAGGACTCCTACCAAATTTTGATCTTTCAAAGGTAAGGCTTACCGGTAACACGGCTATAGAAGGAGCTAAACTCATGCTTATATCCGAACAGGCTGTCCAGGAGGCCGAGAAGGTAGCTCGCGAGACCGAATATATCGAGCTTACAGTGGCTCAGGAATTCAAGAAAATTTTCCCTAGGGCATTGACTTTTCCGCGAGAGAGTAATGAAGGCTGA
- a CDS encoding diphthine--ammonia ligase encodes MRVKRLQGFYGKRSSEEVCVLYSGGKDSTYALHWAVLKMFNVSCLVSIKPRSQESMMFHVPYVELTRLQAQALEIPLVYYEQGYESDEEALRKALEIALREYGCSGVVTGALRSDYQRMRVAESAHMYGLNLYNPLWWRSQERYMFRLVDMGFHFIITSITVKGLDPQLLGKELSREDITSIINSSKIHGFNPAFEGGEAETLVLDAPLFKKRLRVRGEALRTGEYSWYFRISDARLEEKSHEEGISDVTKMGNSIYE; translated from the coding sequence ATGAGGGTGAAGAGGTTGCAAGGATTTTACGGGAAGCGCTCGTCTGAAGAGGTTTGCGTGTTATATTCTGGAGGTAAGGACAGCACATATGCTCTTCACTGGGCTGTCTTGAAAATGTTCAACGTCTCATGCCTGGTATCTATTAAACCACGGTCACAGGAGTCAATGATGTTTCATGTTCCATATGTTGAGCTTACAAGGTTACAGGCTCAGGCGCTGGAGATACCTCTGGTATACTACGAGCAGGGATATGAGAGCGACGAGGAAGCTCTGAGAAAGGCTCTCGAAATAGCATTGAGGGAGTATGGTTGCTCAGGTGTTGTCACGGGAGCCTTGAGATCAGATTACCAGAGGATGCGCGTGGCTGAGAGTGCTCATATGTATGGGTTGAACTTATACAATCCGTTGTGGTGGCGCAGCCAAGAAAGATACATGTTTCGACTTGTGGATATGGGATTTCATTTTATAATCACATCTATAACAGTAAAGGGGCTTGACCCACAACTTCTAGGTAAAGAATTGAGTCGTGAAGATATAACCAGTATAATCAATAGCTCAAAGATACATGGTTTTAACCCTGCCTTTGAGGGTGGCGAGGCAGAGACCCTGGTCCTCGATGCCCCCCTCTTCAAGAAAAGGTTAAGAGTGAGGGGTGAAGCCTTGAGAACGGGAGAGTATAGCTGGTATTTCAGGATAAGTGACGCGCGACTTGAAGAAAAGTCTCATGAAGAGGGTATTTCTGACGTTACTAAAATGGGAAACTCTATATACGAATAG
- a CDS encoding HIT family protein → MRDCVFCAIARGEEEAFIIYKDDLLIAFLDKFPVSVGHVLIAPIKHFTNIFDMPEDIIGEAFILAKRVAEAQSRGLGAQGVKILMNNNREAGQEIMHAHIHVIPYGVPRRGRLQLSRDEGEEVARILREALV, encoded by the coding sequence ATGAGGGACTGCGTGTTCTGCGCTATAGCTAGGGGAGAAGAGGAGGCCTTCATAATATACAAGGATGATCTGCTCATAGCTTTCCTAGATAAATTTCCTGTAAGTGTAGGGCATGTACTTATAGCTCCCATTAAACACTTCACAAACATATTTGATATGCCAGAGGATATAATCGGGGAGGCCTTTATACTAGCAAAGCGAGTTGCAGAGGCTCAGTCGCGGGGTCTGGGTGCTCAAGGCGTTAAGATACTCATGAATAACAACCGTGAAGCTGGGCAGGAGATAATGCACGCTCATATACACGTGATACCCTACGGGGTTCCGCGTAGAGGCAGGCTTCAGCTGAGCCGAGATGAGGGTGAAGAGGTTGCAAGGATTTTACGGGAAGCGCTCGTCTGA